One Oryza brachyantha chromosome 3, ObraRS2, whole genome shotgun sequence DNA segment encodes these proteins:
- the LOC102700224 gene encoding 3-isopropylmalate dehydrogenase 2, chloroplastic-like encodes MHVQANPLIKTLALSPRRRLAAPPRRPTAAVRCSAAKRSYNVTLLPGDGIGPEVVAVAKDVLSLAGALEGVEFRFQEKLMGGAALDAYGVPLPEETLTAAQASDAVLLGAIGGYKWDNNEKHLKPETGLLQIRAGLGVFANLRPAAVLPQLVDASTLKKEVAEGVDIMVVRELTGGIYFGQPRGFGTNNKGENTGFNTEVYSASEVDRIARVAFEVARKRRGKLCSVDKANVLEASMLWRKRVTSLASEFPDIELSHMYVDNAAMQLIRNPKQFDTIVTNNIFGDILSDEASMLTGSIGMLPSASVGESGPGLFEPIHGSAPDIAGQDKANPLATILSTAMLLRYGLGEENAAKRVEAAVTETLNNGFRTGDIYSPGTTLVGCKRMGEEVLKTVESQSAVAVNS; translated from the exons atgcatgtgcAAGCTAATCCCCTCATCAAAACCCTAGCCTTGtcgccccggcggcggctggcggcgccgccgcggcgcccgaCGGCGGCCGTCCGCTGCTCCGCGGCGAAGAGGAGCTACAACGTCACGCTCCTCCCCGGGGATGGCATCGGCCCTGAggtggtcgccgtcgccaaggacgtcctctccctcgccggcgcTCTGGAAG GCGTCGAGTTCCGGTTCCAGGAGAAGCTgatgggcggcgcggcgctggACGCGTACGGCGTGCCGCTCCCCGAGGAGACGCTTACGGCGGCGCAGGCGTCGGACGCTGTCCTCCTCGGCGCTATTGGGGG GTATAAGTGGGATAACAATGAGAAGCACCTCAAGCCAGAGACTGGGTTGCTCCAAATTCGTGCTGGGCTTGGCGTCTTTGCTAATCTAAGGCCAGCGGCAGTTTTGCCTCAG TTAGTAGATGCATCTACTTTGAAAAAAGAGGTAGCTGAAGGAGTCGACATCATGGTTGTTAGAGAGCTTACAGGAG GAATATACTTTGGTCAACCTAGGGGTTTTGGAACCAACAACAAAGGAGAGAACACTGGGTTCAACACTGAAGTATACTCAGCTTCTGAG GTCGATCGAATTGCACGTGTTGCATTTGAGGTTGCTCGCAAGCGAAGAGGGAAACTTTGCTCGGTAGACAAAGCAAATGTGCTTGAG GCGTCTATGCTTTGGAGAAAACGGGTGACATCATTAGCCTCTGAATTCCCTGACATTGAGCTTTCCCACATGTATGTTGATAATGCTGCAATGCAGCTTATTAGGAATCCTAAACag TTTGACACAATTGTGACCAACAATATTTTTGGTGACATATTGTCTGATGAAGCATCAATGCTTACTGGAAGCATCGGAATGCTCCCGTCTGCCAGTGTTGGTGAATCG GGTCCTGGTCTTTTTGAGCCTATTCATGGCTCTGCACCTGACATTGCTGGGCAG GATAAGGCAAATCCATTAGCTACAATTCTTAGCACTGCCATGCTATTGCGGTATGGCCTTGGAGAAGAAAATGCTGCAAAGAGGGTTGAAGCTGCAGTTACAGAAACACTAAACAATGGGTTCCGAACTGGGGACATATATTCTCCTGGAACG ACATTGGTTGGATGCAAACGGATGGGAGAGGAAGTCTTGAAGACTGTGGAGTCGCAGAGCGCGGTTGCTGTAAACTCATAG